TGACTCAGGATcaaggatgtcaagaggtataagaaatagcatcagttattccattgaggcAGACCTatcggaggatgtggctccaataggaggagacccgactgagaactcatatgacaaagacccgtttaagggttcacgagactcctgtggacGAAGACGTGATTGTGGAAGTACAGAGtttggcacatctagattttccctacgtttcagcattatgttaggctaGATTAGTAGACAGTGGTAAGGcaaggatgaagagcacacttcactctatagcctaCCAGATCAAgctaaggaccgatcggctacaggtatacgtGTTCTTATTGGAAAttcctatgtgcgtatgtaattacttcagggtaatattgaatagtgatgagcgaaaatcctgaaggggatcagtgacttaagtatttggaGGTAGCTGCGATTAAGGTGTTGTCGCCACCATTAGGAATCTTGAAATCTAGGATTGAAGGTAGTCATATACACAGATGAAAGGtaattattgaggatttcaaaggccaaaatagtattTTCTTAGttggaagagtaagagatccttttaaTCCgaagggagatgcattacgagaatttattgggGCTTGTTAGAACTTCAACTGATTTTAGGCCATGCGATAAAGGTTACGCAGTAAGGTGTATGTgattataccagcactaacgcaccggatttcattagagtttcaaggttaagcgtgctggggtgagagaaatactaggatgggtgaccccttgggaagtatattaagagtcctacaaatttagacataagagacagatgagaagctagagtagcctaagggaaattggagcatgcagagtggttagaaaccataaaaggtcacgaaggatgaggcggactagaccggcaaagagaaaaaaaaagtgcatcacaactctagaattaggataagttcgaatagtattgggaagtactttgtaagcgaggcgttagtaaacctatatatatatgtgtgtgtgtgtgtgtgtgtatgacatcccatatatGGCTACGCCAACTGGTATATGTTTCCCAGCAACTGATGTTGCGGTATACTaaaggcatcaatcgaacagggtagtgaagttcaagtgacaaatgttacaaggtaagtcgAGGTtaatttcactacaggttagagttggaaagccTTAATGCGATAATAttagggaaaggaagaaagtgaatatatagaaagtaaagtacaataaacgagggtgagtgaagcttccaagagggacgacgggtaaggcaagggactatttggataaaattcgaaggtaggcatgggaaagggataaagtatggtagtgtgaaacaagagatgaatgtgtggggtcagaaaacagacttcgataagtgggactaaaggatagtaatcacaaatagggatgtgaagtaagagagagaatgatcaggccgtgcaacgatactaagagatttctAGCTCTCGAGAGGTGTCTAAAgcgataaatgtgtagtcatactgacacggttgcctcgaaaacggagaagctttcctaaaagatgatttaagaatagaacggatttgcacgtttaaaggaatatttcacgaacttcagggtcaatactataaaataacaagtggagaagggtgctcggggaggaaggaactcaaggaaggtttgaggatgaaagcaggaaaggtacactaatgggctggtaaaagaagaagaaaggaagaaaagaaaaattgagcaatcaccaaggtcaagcgagaggttaatgaactaacaaagctaaccgggaggtagtacgtcaatgacatgggatgaggataaggaataccgaggtttaattataaaggaaattgaaggatgtatgggaaatattcatgagtatggactagccttggcggcaggaaggagaagaaagaagaggatatatttgcaaggaattcatgacacgaactagaagtggcagaacactggaagaactacaacgcataggtgggatgcaaataagtagttaaggaaaatttcggataagtgagccAAGAGAacaaaaggattgatagtggaaggggaagagtgtagcacattaaccctcaatgatatattgtagacgtagagtGGAACCGGAAACTCGGAATatgaagaatttcagtgataatagttgtggaggaagacgagggataaaagggcaaagtgtgaccaaacgctccgtaaaatgttttgatggattccaatgttcccattaacccgttgattcgggaaatgttcagtcataaaaggtagaagtagaaaagccttaaagaaggcagcgagaatggatctgtaatgcataagcgcttcgttcaaatgaaaagccctcgattagccgaaaggaaaataagtcaagctatacgatgagagaattctAGTATTATAAGAGCCCAAAAGAGTCAGAGGATCGTTAGGGTaggccgatgactactgatactcgggagttactagtgtataagaacacccttaaaaggggggggggggggggggggggggagcaaatctagtcctgaaatgaggtatagcattgtcaaaagtccaaggaaagaaagaggttagcttaaggaggccaaaatttgggacgtagtggcatatcaataatgcattaagagggagcaggaacgaattaaagataaACGTACCACAAaacaggtatgaaaaggaattaaaatggatcaataGAATACTTCATAcggacgtgagatatgatatttctagaccagggaagTTTGTGCCGTACCTAAATAGGCAGTGACGTAACCTAAAAAGTAATAAAGAGAGTAGGAAAGCTCTGCATGCTAACCAGAAAGAGAATgacgaaatggatgatgagtaaAAAGGACACTTCGGGTTACAatggaagaaaatcttgatattgaaggaaaaatataagaatcttaACAAAGAGAGTAACGATAAGTGGTGTGGCAATCTCTAAAGATAGGAAGAATgatgtgggtgcagatagaaaggcagcagtgtcaatagaaattagaaagtatatcacgggtcactaaccatactgagcataagggtatgtgttacagaattatatgaaccatcagcgtaaggttatgccccacagatgggaatggacacaaCGGAAAGCCAACAAAGAATGACAGCTAACTGagtgatcactggaataaggaagtcaagggtaagtataccataccgatgttggaaagaagctgtagtaaagtgagaattgccctaaccttataattataagttatattgcaagatttgaggtaaaggaattaaagggagagtttgacaagaactcgaagatattgtgagctatagaccagtttgaactatgattattggttcatcgcaatatataatcaTGCTACGATGaataatagagatggtgatggaacattaggaatgttcgtatttaagaaatcgtattgaggatatggttataacctATCATGGAAAAGAATTAAGACAgatggttgaagaaacgtaaccgtTAAGAATAAGGATTTGTTAGTAGCAGAGTAACGTTGAACAAGcaacgggacattagtataagaaaatccatgatgaatcggaaagcttggctaatgaattacgaggggataatctagcacatatctaagctcaacaagtacaagtagggatagccaagatagcatcggaggagtcgacaagagaaagaaaaaagtgctatattcgagcaagggagttattcgttaataaagaaatgaggaatGAAGAGGAAGGATGCTCGCAGGACGGCGAGTAACCgtggcgtggctagttaaaccataggaaggaagacagaatgagaatggaatactagctaacttgtatacacgaggattgaagactgtacgactcacaGATGAATTTGATAAGGAGCTAAGAAAGAGCTGGACGAAACTGACcttatagtataagtatatggtaatcgaacgaaaattcaatgaggatattgagAATCGgctcactacaacattcgaggatgaatttttttaaggagggaaggatgttacaccccgtatcttcgaagagcacttatcaaatttgaaacataagtacgttgagttatggttaagtaaaaccactttggaatataaggagcaagcattattaagtatatttaatgagtgaaggatgtatataaggtatactagaaggttttataaggaaatgagcggaagaaatggagtagtacgactttggagaaaggatggataatgttttgtgtgaaaattttggtccaacttgggggatgaATATCTCTCAGCATATGAAGTTTTTTAAGGTGAAACACAAGCCTAAAATGATTTTCGTCGAGTCTAGATTCCAACGCAAAAAACCTCTtgtcgattggacttcggagtagagaattatggacattacaagttccgATGAAAGAGCAGAAACgagtgctacagtaaccgacccgaatttgactcttataaaaagggtaagaacccccttttttcatcagatttttcccagaaaattccagaaatttaaagagagagagggaatcaaaaagtgagcaattttcaagtagcggagtagtggtttaggtccgggcaacgcatggttgtgattctagtgttgttttgcggtggattttagcgtggatactgAGGATATTGTGGTATTAACaagaaataaggtatgaatctttctcttttggtattatttaaggcttatttacggagataaagtcgctaaacaatcgtgtagtaagtttgttagttatggaagttggaaaacaacgtgtgggctgttttatggtacatattggtgttggaaatgatgttattgatgttggtattgttgttgttgttgttggttgctgaattgagattctgggctaggcatataaacaggggaaatgctgcccgattttcagcaggatataaaatagtttgactttagatcttagcacaaatatactacgatgagtctaacgattgtgtgaatcctcttaaatgtatacttgcgagctcggacgaataagtgtagataattggaggctgaacagttATGATaaagctcgtccctttctttcaaaggcatgattcctatggtatgacttcataaatgtttccgtaaccttcttgtcttcaaaaactaaaagtccatggttcttaaagcttctcatgatgtggaGGATAAGAGTGATTTTATGATGGTTACAACAATAATGATGATTtcgtgttttaagaactcaagtttatgatttcaaagagaatatgagaatgtggagctacttctagattttctcaattttactcattgatgatgactctacttctaaaggctccaaagtgtttGTAAAACTATCACTTCTTTCTTTATGGCATGgactacataaagtgagcgagcgatgaacatacatgactccaatgaactctaattctcagtggtacttgacatgataattgactttgattctcaagtgttggtttattctaattattctattgagtctcagatgatgatttagtttgcatatggttgctcatgatattctactcgtgcataccgttaatatatcattcaccgagtcccgggccgggtacgtattcgtgcacagtttcattgcattgttcaccgagtccctcactagagggccgggtacggtatatatatgattattttacagagtccctcactagagggccgggtacggtatatatatgatgatttccccgagtccttcactagagggtcgggtacggtatatatataattatttcaccgagtccctcactagagggccgggtacgatatatatatatgataatttccccgagtccctcactagagggtcgggtacggtatatatatatatgatgatttcaccgagtccctcgctagagggccgggtacggtatatatatgattatttcaccgagtccctcactagagggccgggtacgatatatatatgattatttcaccgagtccctcactagagggctgggtacggtatatatatgatgatttcaccgagtccctcactagagggccgggtacggtatattgtatatatgcatgactctcatctcataaggcaaagatgcattggtatccttgattatcatacttgtctcctgtcatcttctactcagacatgatcttcattattgtacttcatgctatacatactcagtacatttttcgtactgaccccctttcttcggcggctgcgtttcatgcccgcaagtacagacactcagtttggtgatgctccggcttaggacttctgccagctacttggagagctccattgttccggagcttgagttattttggtacagacccttttgacgtagactttgttacactcttagaggtctgtagacatatgtgagttgtgtatatacggtttggtcagctatatcgatgtagttcgtcttggacgtccccatgtatagcggcagccttgtcggcttgcatatttgttatgttttggctaactgtgacttctcagcagacagggtttttctgatatatgatatgatgagttcatagcatgcttttacagagtgccatattattttcagtttcagtctgattatatctagcgtgtcgtatacgggtgcccagctcaggcactagtcacgacccatcgatttgggtcgtgacatgttcctttagtataaaaccaaaatatttcttttggaacCGTTTTGAGGTGAGGTTGGTTCGCGATCGTAACTGCCCTAACGGTTCAGCCTCAGTTGTCCACTCGGGTTCTCGGTCTTTTGTGAAAAGCCCACTTTAgtaaaaactaggatagagctaagccaaatccctattGAACTAGTGCATTCATACCTTGAcgagctttgggtatctcagacccaCCTAAAGCTCATTAAGAGAGACCACCTTGTGTTCGGACGGTCTATAAACTGAAGAGCACTGCatttcatttatgtgctatgtggaagAATGTTTGTGACTATGTGATGAACTATTGATCCTGTGGGGATGGGGGAATCTTAAccgtgttttgttttgtagatggaaggcTAAATCCGTTTTGACACAGTTACCAAGGCTTCGGACTTATTGAGAGCTTGGTGGGAATGGTTGGATGACACTCATCAAAGGAAATTTAGCTGCACTCTAGGTCACCTACTctctatcatgacaatgaagggtCTTCCGGAGCTAATAGAGGTATTAGCCGGACATTGGGATGACAAGTAAATGTTGTTCCACTTTGGTGATATCGAAATGACTCCGACCCTGGAAGAGATTAGAGATGCCATAAAGagcaatggaacctgtctaaggagaTGATACAAGCCACATCATAACCTATTATTCCTATAAAGGCCCACTGTtggccaaatcatgaagtttcttgcATTGACTGCGGCGCCCTGGGCACAAGGACCCACTGTAGCCTTTAGGGATCTTTACCGGAGTTTCAGGGATGTCAGCGGGCATACTCTGTATCAGAGGGAGGTCAAGAGTAGAGAAGAATGGGAAGCTGTCAGACCTTTGGCATTTGCCAAAGCCCTACTAGGCACTATGGTATTCTCGAAGAATGAGTCACtggccatagacacccgagtgatATACTTGGACCATGCTATCTTCTATGGTATAACTAAGGATCATGAAACAAGGTACTTTGACCTGGAACCCATCATCCTTGCGGACATTTTTCGGGCTTTAGACAAATGCCGGAGTCATTTCGATACTTCTAAGGGGGCAACATGTTGCTACAatagtggattatcaaacacattaACATGGCTGAAGGAGTCCAGTATCTGAGTAATAACAACAGGATAGACCGCCTCACAAATTACTGTTCGAACCTTGGTTACATGTCCAAAGAGGCGTGGGCCCGCTTCTTCGCAGAGTTGACTGAAGATAGGATCCATTGGATGTTCCTTGACTTCATTTCTGAGAGCATAGTGGTTCGGGGAAAAATTGCCCATTTTTTCCATTAGTCGAAGTTCGAGGAATCCGTCCTTATTATCCTTCTCAGCTTTTAAGGCAATTTGGTAGAAGGCAAGTAATACCCCATATGGGGAACCCCGAACAATTTATCATTGAGCATACCAAACAGAAAATTAAGAATGTCGGTACGATCCTCAGGGAATGGAATGGCCGTGTGAGTTGGGGTCCACATACTTTAGCTCCAGACAAGTTTGAAGCAAGGTGTGGCCCAGGGTATTATGAGTGGTTACTGGGACACTTGGCCCGTGCATCCGTCCCAGGGCCCACACTTCATCACGATGCCCGAGAAGGGGAACATTTGAAAGAATGTTTGGAAAACACAGATGAGCACTTGACCAAGATCTTGGAAGAAACAGACCCGGTGATAGTCAGAATTGAGATATATCAAGCACAACTCCGGATTCAGACCACCCTTTGGAGGGTCAAAAAGGCCAAAACAAGCCAGGCCTTAACATCAGCCGCTGGAGGAGGACTCTACTGATTTATTGCTTTATATCAAGCCCTATGTaggcttcatcatctttgtaatccctttggggaagatatttttattatttattaactaatgatAATTTTTCAGGCAATGGTTaatcttcacaaatggcacttacatGTTTCAAGAGATTAAGAGAGCCTTAACTCAAAAAGGCCTTAGGAATGCGAGTAGTATAAATACCTGCAAATTACATGAATACTTGCTACATGCTTCACATGACTACTTGCTACATGCTTCACATGACTACTTCTTATGTGTGTtgtcatatattaaagcttgagtaCGATTGATCCGGTGATCTAAACCTCATACccaaaagaaaaataacaaagctTAAAACTTACCTGAATTTATAtccactaaaggttgacttacaatggCGAACCAAGGAGAACAAGAAGTGATAACTTTGGGAGAAACAGTTGAGGCACTGAGGGATAAGGTGCTACAAATGGAACAACACCTCCaggaaataggaaagaaaatCGAGGAGGTAGACAGATTGCTGGAAATGGTTGGGAACCCGCCAGAAggcataccccaagagcaatatTACGGGAATGTCCCGGAAGAAGTGAGATATTTAGTACTGAGTTATATACCCTTAGAGAGGAGGCCTATGACGCCTAGATAAGGGACTCCAAAAGAAGTAAATGAAAACCAAGGGGCTAGGTTAGACCCGTGGGTGATGGAATCAGACCTGCAAGAAGAGTCGGAGCCTCAACAGGAAGCCTCCGAAACCATTGAGAAGGAAGAACCCCTAGAGGAAGAAGAACCAGAAGAGGAAGAAAAAGAATCCCAAGAtatggaggaagaagaattgGAGCTTGTCGGCATAGAGGTCGAGGGAGAAGAGGAACCATTTGAGAAGTTCCCCGCGTTTCAAGAAGAAGAGAATGATGTGAATGATGAATCTGACTACTATGCCCCAACCGACAAGGGATCTGACTTCTATGCACCCTCGCCCATAATGGTACCTGTGGCCTCTACTATGGTATCAAAGAATTTTGGGAGGGCTGGCCCTTCGGAACCCGCTTGGTTGGGCATAGCCTTCAACGCCCATTCTTCCCCATTTAGAGTAACCCCACGGCCCGTCACCTATAAGGAAGTGTTCGAAAAGATGGTCGCCATAGGAGTGTCTTACACCATTAGGGCTAGGTTGCCTCCGCCTGAGTTGGTGTACACATACACAAGGTGCCCGTTTCACCGCAACCAGGAGGTTCATACCCTGAATGAGTGTTTGGGATTAAGGAAGAGAATTTGTAGCTTGATCGATGATAGGATCATTGGGACTTTATGGGGGCCATACGCCTTGCTAGTCCATGACCCTATTATCTCTAGAGAAGGGGTCACCGTGGGTACTCAAATCTGGCAATATGATTTCACGATCTCCGAGGAATTGTCCCCCACATCTTCTCAACTTTAGCTACTTTAAGAAAGATCAGACTCGTGGAACCTGCCCAAGAGCCCGCGCCATTAGGGTCTAACAGGAAAACATTTTGCCTGTATCATACTGGAGCTATGGGGCATGACATTGAAGAGTGTTACGTGTTCAAGCTCGAGCTTGAGCACAAGATCAGTACGAGAGAGATCTTGGTCATCCTCCCACCACAGTactgagaagaaaggaaaatgaGAGAGCGAGTTCGTAAGGATAGCGACTCGCGAAGctatatttttgggtagatattaggtgtccccatTTTGCACATAAAAAGTTACCACCCTcccccataaatattgtaaggagtcgcgccgacctgacgtccctatggagggatacgcgggaagccctagCCGGGCCTGGTCTTTGGATGTCTTTAGTTAGGGTTAGCCCAAAGGATATTTagggaaagtgtatatccttctTTTATAAATGAACTAAGATAGGGCCTAATTTCCCCTGGTGTAAtatgtaggcagtctacgtaagactggGCCCTTATAGAATATAAATtgtaatacccccccccccccccccccccaatttgtTTAAATTCTATAGCAGGAAAGGGTTTGCCCAAGTAAGTCAGCCATAAAGCCCATTGGATCGAGATGCACCAAAACATAAAAGGCCCATAAAAGTCCGAACCTTTAGAGCAAAGGATAAAAAAAatcaagctttaatatatgactttatgtgctaTGCGTGCTTTAAATATCAATATGTGATATTTTTAAATATCAATATGTGATATTTTTAAATATCAATATGTGATATTTTTAAATATCAATATGTGATATTTACCTGTATATTTTATGTCAGGTAACTAACTTTatctaccgttgagttattcttatcttatagaacgaGGCCGATCAGCGTAGTACGAAAGCTAGCATACTTCACGAGAAAAAAAGCCGTGTTAGCATCCCGCTCAGATAAAGGAAAAGAAAGATGACCGGTACACCCGATAATGGAAATGAGCTTGTTCTCCGTGACGAAGATGCCTAAGACCCACAGGAAGTATAATCTCAGGAAGATGTGATCGCAACATTACTAACTGTCGTCACGGCCCTCCAAGTAAAGGTGGGTAGGAATGAGGCAACCAATGTAGACAAGGATGCCTCGAAGGAAGGAAAGGAGGCCTCCGCCTCCCTTTCTTTCACTGAGATCCCTAATGCCTAATAATTCTCCTATATATCCACCAAGAACCATCCCATCTCCACTAAACTTCACCAACCCTAGCCATACTGGTCCCTCTCACCGCACCCCACCACCAACAAAATATGCCCAAATCCGAAGGACTACTCACTTCGTCCCCTCTTACCAGGTTCCTCGACCGGTAGTCGTCCATTCGGTAAACCAAGTACATGTTGCAGCCCCGACAAccgagaggccatagaagatggtctcaaatctggGAAAATAGTTAGTGTTTTCAACAAGGCATCTGGGCAAGCTACTACAGGAATCTtccgcaagaagaaagaggacgtaacaagcatatcccacattccaaacccaagcccaaaagaaccaCAATCCTCCTACATAACTACGCCCCTCATAAATTACTCCATACCTGCCTATAATCTAACACTTGTGTATTATGCATACCCAAGCTTTACCACCACTATACCAGCTTACACGGCTCTGCCTAGTGTCCGTGTGTCCACCCCGCTTACCAAACACCACCAACAGACCTATCAACCATCCCCTCAACAAAATTACTGCCCACCACCGAATAACCCACCACAAGCATATCAAACACCTAAAaactaccaaaatcaaccaccacccCTAGCATATAATGCTCCACATCTAGCTTTTAAGAGAAAGCCAGTAAGGGAATTCACAAAAGTTCTCGAGCTTAGGGCTCGGCTCTTCGAAAGGTTATTGTCCGCGGGCCTGATCCAGAAGGTCCCTCCAAAACCAGCACAGCTAGGGAACAAATTCTACAGGACTGATCAGACTTGTGCTTATCATTCGGGAGGAAATGAGCACAGCATAAAAGACTGCATAAATCTCAAGCACAAAATCCAGGATCTGATCGGCGAAAGGGAAATCACCTTGGAAACAGCAGCTCCCAATGTGAACACAAGCCCGTTACCTAACCATGGAAATAACAGAGTCCACATGATTGAGAGGGACGAGGACTAGGAAGCTTGCAGAGCATTGGTCCCCAAAGCAGTCGAATCCATGGAACAAACAGTAGCCTCCCTCACACTAAAGGAGCGCCCTAATTTCAATGTTTTGATCCCAGCACCGAGAGCCACAAAAGCTATATCAAGGTTCAGGACTTTGATCCCAGCACCCATGGTAGCACAGACTGCACAGCGAATTGCACCCACCCCCAAAGAGCCAATCATTGTAAAAGCAGCCATGGCTTAAGGCATGACCCACTCAGGGAGATATTACACTCCTGAAGAGCTAGCTCATAATgccacaaggaaagaaaatacccAAAAGAGAGCAATAACCGAAGGAGAAGCTGAAGATTTTTGGCGGCGCATGCAACCAAAAGACTAATCCATCGTTGAGCATTTGAAGAAGACACCAGCACAAATATCGATGTTATCATTACTGGCCAGCTCCCCATTATACAGGTAGGCCCTCATGAGAATATTAGATGATGCGCACATACCAGCTAGTACGAGAAGCGAAGACTTGGCTGGATTGGTAGCCCACATCATCGGGGAACACAAAATCTTCTTTTCAAGAGAGAAGTTATCGGCAGAAGGAACCTCCCACAACAGAGCTCTTAATATCACCGTGGAGTGCCATGGCTCTTATGCCCATATTTCTCATAGCTGACGTGAAGTGAGCAAGTGAGGTTGCTATTAACGTTGTAATAGATTCTTCATGATTATTCAACCTATGCGGGAGTTTAGGTTGTGTACAGAAAGTATCAGAAGATTGGAGGCAAAATAAACCAGAAAAAATCTGAGTATCACAGCAGAGCAACTAGACGGTCAGGTCGACAGACGGTTGACCCAACCATCGAAAAACTCTGCCAGATTTTAAGGCTACCGTAGTTCGATGGTGCAAGTCAACGAACCTTCGActggtcgacggtccgtcgacctggTCGTCGACCCGCAGGCGATGGAAAGTTTTCTCTCCCTATAAATATAAGGCCCACGACTTGGATCATTTAT
The sequence above is a segment of the Lycium barbarum isolate Lr01 chromosome 6, ASM1917538v2, whole genome shotgun sequence genome. Coding sequences within it:
- the LOC132643999 gene encoding pollen-specific leucine-rich repeat extensin-like protein 2 translates to MESDLQEESEPQQEASETIEKEEPLEEEEPEEEEKESQDMEEEELELVGIEVEGEEEPFEKFPAFQEEENDVNDESDYYAPTDKGSDFYAPSPIMVPVASTMVSKNFGRAGPSEPACFTTTIPAYTALPSVRVSTPLTKHHQQTYQPSPQQNYCPPPNNPPQAYQTPKNYQNQPPPLAYNAPHLAFKRKPVREFTKVLELRARLFERLLSAGLIQKVPPKPAQLGNKFYRTDQTCAYHSGGNEHSIKDCINLKHKIQDLIGEREITLETAAPNVNTSPLPNHGNNRVHMIERDED